The nucleotide sequence CCTTGCGCAGCGCGACGAACGCAGCCAGCGTCTTGTCCGCCACCGGGCTCGGGAACACCACGTTGCTCTCGGGATCGAGCTTGGCGAAGGCGTAGTTGATGACATCGAGCTTCTGTGCATTCACCGGCGGCAGGGGCGATGCATCCACGACGTAACCCACGATGCGGTAGCCGGCCGCGGGCGTCGCCGCCATGGCGGACATGGCGGACCACGCAAGCGCCATCGCGAGGCATCGCATCACCACGATCTTCCACCCGCGCCTGCCTGCGCGCACAGCCGGCCTGTTCGTCATGCTGGAATTCCCTGGTTGATTGGCGTCGAAGGGAGGGTCAAAGCCCTCGTCCTCGTATCGTGCCGCCGCGCACTGATAAGAATCAGTGGCTTGCGACATGTTGTCCCATCGTGAAGGCAACGACTATACTTCCGGGACTTTTCACCATGTACCAGCCGGAATCGTGGGGACGTTTCTGATGACTCGACTGCAACTGCTTGGCCTGACCGTGGCCGCAGCTATCTTCGCCACTGCCAGCGTGCATGCCGAGGGTGACAAGGCTGCCGGACGCAAGTTGATCTACACCTGCAACGGCTGCCATGGCGTGCCTGGCTACGCCAACGCCTACCCGAATTATCCCGTGCCGCGCATCGCGGGCCAGAACGAGCAGTACATCGTCAACGCGCTGCACGAGTACAAGAGTGGCGACCGCAAGCACCCGACGATGATGGCTCAGGCGCAGAGCCTGTCCGACAAGGACATCGAAGACATCGCCGCCTATCTTTCCAGCCTCGCCAAGTAAGCCAAGGACACTGATCCGCATGAAACGTGCACTGACCCTGCTTTCATTCGGCGCCGTCCTGGCGTTCGCCTCCACCCAGATCTTCGCTGCCGGCAACATCGAGAACGGCAAGCAGAAGGCCGCCACGTGCTTTGCCTGCCACGGCGCCGACGGCAATGCGGTCGACCCGCAGTATCCGCGCCTGGCCGGCCAGTACAACATGTACATCCAGCAGGCACTGCACGAGTACAAGAGCGGCCAGCGCGGCAACGCCATCATGAAGGGCTTTGTCGCCACGCTGTCCGACCAGGACATCGAGGATGTCGCCGCGTACTTCTCCAGCCTGCCGACCAAGCTGGACACGGTGAAGGGCCACATCCAGGGCGACAAGTAAGCGCCACGCGACACGCGAGAAAAGGCCCGCTTGATGCGGGCCTTTTTTATGGACCGCAGTCGAGCTCAACCCATCGCCGACTGGCCTTCCGTCTTGCGGTAATACGGGTTGCTGCCGCCACTATGGTCGGTGGCGTCGCGCACCGCGGTGATTTCAGGCACGCGTTCGCGCAGCGTCTTCTCCACGCCATGCTTGAGCGTGACGTCCACCGAGGCGCAACCGTGGCAGCCACCGCCAAACTGCAGCACCACCACGCCATCGGCATCCACTTCCAGCAGGGTCACGCGACCACCGTGCGAGGCGATCCTGGGATTGATCTCGGCCTCCAGCACGAAGCGCACGCGCTCGATCAGCCCGGCGTTCTCACCCGGTATCTCGCCCTTGATACGCGGCGCACGGATATTCAACTGGCCGCCGGTCGCGTTCGGTTCGAAGTCGATGCTCGCGCCTTCCAGCCAGGCCGCGCTGTCCCCTTCCACGTTGAAATCGAAGCCATCGCAGACGATGGTCCACTCCTGCCCGTTGAGATCCTCGGGTTCGGCAAACTCCAGCTCGCAATTGGCCGCCGGCGTGCCCGGCGACGTCACGCGCAGGCGGATGCTCAACCCGTCGATGCCCTGCTGGGAAAGCAGCCGCAGGAAGTGCTTCTGCGCGCGTTCGGAAATCTCGATCATGTCCACTCCAGCTGAAACTCCGGCGCTGCCGGAAAATACAGCACCATTTTAGTCCTATTTCGATATCGCTGCCGACTTTTGACTTTTGCCCGGCGAGCTTCGACGCTTCGCATCCTTCCTCTGCAACGGACCTATCGCCATGAGCCTCAGCCCACTCGCCAGCCAGCACTGCACGCCGCGCAAGGGCAAGGAGCACGCGCTGGACGCAGCCAAGGTCACCGAACTGCTCGCCACGCTGCCCGGCTGGCAGGTCACCAAGGACGGTAAGGCCATCGTGAAGGACTTCAAGTTCCGCGATTTCCACCACACGCTCGGCTTCATCAACGCGGTCGGCTTCATGGCCAACCAGGAAGACCACCACCCCGACCTCGAAGCCGGCTACGGCCATTGCCAGGTGCTGTGGTCGACACATGACGTCGGCGGCCTGTCGCTCAACGATGTCATCTGCGCCGCACGCGTCGAAGCCCTGCTCGAACATTGAGCGATACGGCCGCCATTCGGCGCCTCGCCAGCATCGCCGGCCTCGCGCTGGCGATGCTGGCGCTCCTTTGGCTGATGTCCCTGCTGTCCGCCTGGATCACGCGCGCCCGGCTGGTGCAGGACGCCCGGCAGGAACTCACTGCCTTGCGCGATGGCCAGCCACTATGGAAATGGCGCCTGCGCGGCCCGACCGACCTCGTAGCCAGCCGCGTTTTCGGCAGCGCGACCGTGACCCACGGCGCCGATGCGCTGCGCATCAGCAGCCATGACGGCACACCGTTCGAACTGGGCTTGCCGCTGGAAACCCCGATCGATGCCGCGCACTGGCCGCTTCTCGAACTCCAGCTTCACAGCACCGCCGCGGGCATGCTCAGTCTGGTCTATCAGGCCAGCGAATCCACCGCTGCCTGTACGGCCAATGAGGTTGCGCCGATCAGGAGTGGCCAGGCGCGGTTGTCGGTCGACCTGAAGGCTGCCATCTGGCGCACCAGCGCGGGGCAAGTCTGCAGCGCGCCCGGCGTAGTAGCGTATATGCTGCGCGTGCGGATGCAGGTTCCGGCCGATACCCAACTGCGAATAGGCGACGTTGCGCTCGCTTCGTCGAAGCTGCCGATGCTCCCCGCCACCATCGCCGCCGATACCGCCGATGTCCAACTTCCCCAGCCGCAGGGTGGCCTTGCCCTTCCCGACCTGGCCGCCCCGCTGGTCCGACTGCCAGCGGGAGCATCGGCCGAGTCCATGGTGGCCCTGCGCGAATCCATTCGCGCGCAGCGCCCTGCCGCCTTGGTGTTGCCCGCGGGCGTAGCGCTCGCGGCTGGCCGTTACGGGCCCGCTCCCGCATGGTGGGACTGGGCCGCATGTGGCCTCTATCTGCTATGGCTGACCGCGCTGACCTGGCGGCAAACACCAGGCGTCGCGCGACCATGGATCGAGGCCATCGCGATCGCCGCGGGCCCGCTCTGGCTGATTGCCGGCCTGCGCTGGGGTCCGCATGTTTCCATTCCCGGCGTGGCCGCCTTTCTCGCCGCCATTGTGTTCGCCGGTGTAAGCGAATGGCGCCGCCGTCCCGTCTCCTGGTCCTGGCTGGGCCGAAGCTGGCAGGACTGGCTGTGGCCCTTGCTGCCACTGCCGGTCGCGTTCGTCCTCATGCTTGCGGATGGACATGGGCTGATCCATCTCGACCCCAAGCACATCGCCGCTTATTTCGGCTGGGCCCTGCTCCAGCAATGGGCGATGCTGGCGATCGTGATGGGGCGCCTGCGGCTCACCGCCCTGCCGACGCCGGTCGTCATCCTCGTCACCGCGGGCCTGTTCGGCCTGCTCCATACGCCCAATGGCTCGCTGATGCAGCTGTGCATGCTGGCCGAGCTGTGGTGGGCCTGGTGCTTCGTGCGCTCACCACGCCTGATACCGATCGCCATCGCGCATGCGACGTCCGCCCTGCTCGTCGAAAGCGGCCTCACCGGCCACCTTCTCCGGTCACTTGAGGTCAGTGCGCGATTTTTCCTGTAGGTGTTCCTGCAGGCGACGAATCCTTTTTCCTTTCACCGCAAGCACATCCAGGAATTCCTTCAAGTCATCGGGCAGAGGGGCAGAAAAGCTGTAAGCCCTTCCGTCCAGCTCGAAGCTCATATGGGAGGCATGCAGGAACATCCGCTGCAGCCCCAGGTCCTTGAATTTCTTGTTCATTTCCTTGTCGCCGTACTTCGGATCGCCCGCTAGCGGGTGATCGATGTGGGCGGCATGGACACGGATCTGATGGGTACGACCGGTACCGAGCGTCGCCTGCATCAGGCGGGCAGCCGGGTATTGCTCCATTTCCTGGAAAAAAGTGAGCGATGGCTTGCCGTTATCGGACACTCTTACCATGCGCTCACCGCCCTGCAGCACCGACTTCAGGAGTGGCGCGTTGACGCTGAACTTGGCTTTCGAGGGGTGGCCGACCATCAGGCAGAGGTACTGCTTGGTCACCGTGCCCTCGCGGATCGCCGCCTGCAGGCCGGTCAGCCCCGCCCGGGTCTTGGCGAACACCAGCACGCCGCTGGTATCCCGATCGAGGCGATGAACCAGCTCGATGTGCTCGTTCGGCCTGGCGGCCCGCAGCAGTTCGATCGCACCGTGGCTGACACCGGAGCCGCCGTGCGCGGCGATGCCGGCCGGCTTGTCGATCGCCAAGAAATGCTTGTCCTCGAAAATGATCGACTCAGTAATGGCTGAGACCATGGTCGCGGACGGACCCCTGGTGACCTCCTTTTCGGCCACCCGGACCGGCGGGATTCGCAGCATATCGCCGGCCGCGAGACGCGTATCCGGCTTCGCGCGCTTGCCGTTCACACGTACCTGCCCCGTCCGCAGAATGCGGTAGATCATGCTCTTGGGCACACCCTTGAGCAGGGTCATGAGCGCATTGTCGATGCGCTGACCGTCCCGCTCGGGGCCGATCTCGACTTGACGCACACCGTGAGGTGCGTCTGGGGAAGTTGCCGTCTGCATTGAAAAAAACCTGGCGAAATAGGATACTCGGCCGGCGCTACGTCCCGCCCTGCCGATGTTCGGAGTGGAGTCGGGACGCCCGCCCCGTGACGTCGGCGAGGATAGCGCCGGTCGCCTTCTTCGGCAGCCGGTCGCTGCTCCCTTTCATCGTAACGGTTCGGGTGCTCGTTGTCCGGTTCCCCAGGGGTTCCGGGGCGAAAGGCGCATTGCCACGAATCATCCCGGCACCGGAAACGATGCCGTCATGTTGCCGCTTAACCGCAGCGGCGCGATCCCCGGCAGGCCGCCGAAACACGGCGCCACCGCGGCACGCGACGCGCGGCAAGCCGAGGAAAAATTACAATGAAACGTATGTTGATCAACGCAACTCAGCGTGAAGAGTTGCGTGTGGCCATTGTCGATGGCCAGACCCTTTACGATCTCGACATCGAAATCCCTTCCCGCGAACAGAAAAAGGCCAATATCTACAAAGGCCGCATCACTCGTGTCGAACCCTCCCTCGAAGCCTGTTTCGTCGACTACGGCGCCGAACGCCATGGCTTCCTTCCGCTGAAGGAAATCGCCCGGGAATATTTCACCCCCGGCCTCGATCCCAACAAGGCGAACATCCGTGACCTGATCAAGGAAGGTCACGAAGTGGTCGTGCAGGTCGAGAAGGAAGAACGCGGCAACAAGGGCGCCGCGCTAACCTCCTTCATCAGTCTCGCCGGCCGCTACATGGTGCTGATGCCGAACAACCCGAAGGCGGGTGGCGTGTCGCGTCGCATCGAGGGCGAAGACCGCCAGGCGCTGAAGGAAGCGCTCGACCATCTCACCGTGCCTGACGACGTCGGCCTCATCGTGCGCACCGCCGGCCTCGGCCGGGACGCCGAAGAGCTCCAGTGGGACCTCGACTACCTGCTGCAGCTGTGGAAGGCGATCTCCGGCGCCGCCCAGGCGCAGAAGGCGCCGTTCCTGATCTACCAGGAATCGAAGCTGTTCATCCGCGCCCTGCGCGACTACCTGCGCAGCGACATCGGCGAGATCCTCATCGACGAGGAATCGCTCTACAACGACGCGCGCGAGTTCATGCAGCAGGTCATGCCCACGGCCCTGCGCAAGCTCAAGCTGTACCGCGACGACACCCCGCTGTTCTCGCGCTACCAGATCGAAACGCAGATCGAGAGCGCGTTCGACCGCCAGGTCCGCCTGCCCTCCGGCGGCTCGATCGTGATCGACCAGACCGAAGCCCTCACCGCCATCGACATCAACTCGTCGAAGGCCACCAAGGGCAGCGACATCGAAGAGACGGCGTTCAACACCAACCTCGAAGCCGCCGTCGAGATCGCCCGCCAGCTGCGCATCCGCGATGCCGGCGGCCTGATCGTGATCGACTTCATCGACATGGACAGCCCCAAGCACCAGCGTGAGGTGGAAGAGCGTCTCAAGGACG is from Dyella jiangningensis and encodes:
- a CDS encoding CPBP family glutamic-type intramembrane protease; translation: MSDTAAIRRLASIAGLALAMLALLWLMSLLSAWITRARLVQDARQELTALRDGQPLWKWRLRGPTDLVASRVFGSATVTHGADALRISSHDGTPFELGLPLETPIDAAHWPLLELQLHSTAAGMLSLVYQASESTAACTANEVAPIRSGQARLSVDLKAAIWRTSAGQVCSAPGVVAYMLRVRMQVPADTQLRIGDVALASSKLPMLPATIAADTADVQLPQPQGGLALPDLAAPLVRLPAGASAESMVALRESIRAQRPAALVLPAGVALAAGRYGPAPAWWDWAACGLYLLWLTALTWRQTPGVARPWIEAIAIAAGPLWLIAGLRWGPHVSIPGVAAFLAAIVFAGVSEWRRRPVSWSWLGRSWQDWLWPLLPLPVAFVLMLADGHGLIHLDPKHIAAYFGWALLQQWAMLAIVMGRLRLTALPTPVVILVTAGLFGLLHTPNGSLMQLCMLAELWWAWCFVRSPRLIPIAIAHATSALLVESGLTGHLLRSLEVSARFFL
- a CDS encoding RluA family pseudouridine synthase, with product MQTATSPDAPHGVRQVEIGPERDGQRIDNALMTLLKGVPKSMIYRILRTGQVRVNGKRAKPDTRLAAGDMLRIPPVRVAEKEVTRGPSATMVSAITESIIFEDKHFLAIDKPAGIAAHGGSGVSHGAIELLRAARPNEHIELVHRLDRDTSGVLVFAKTRAGLTGLQAAIREGTVTKQYLCLMVGHPSKAKFSVNAPLLKSVLQGGERMVRVSDNGKPSLTFFQEMEQYPAARLMQATLGTGRTHQIRVHAAHIDHPLAGDPKYGDKEMNKKFKDLGLQRMFLHASHMSFELDGRAYSFSAPLPDDLKEFLDVLAVKGKRIRRLQEHLQEKSRTDLK
- a CDS encoding 4a-hydroxytetrahydrobiopterin dehydratase, with translation MSLSPLASQHCTPRKGKEHALDAAKVTELLATLPGWQVTKDGKAIVKDFKFRDFHHTLGFINAVGFMANQEDHHPDLEAGYGHCQVLWSTHDVGGLSLNDVICAARVEALLEH
- a CDS encoding c-type cytochrome, which translates into the protein MTRLQLLGLTVAAAIFATASVHAEGDKAAGRKLIYTCNGCHGVPGYANAYPNYPVPRIAGQNEQYIVNALHEYKSGDRKHPTMMAQAQSLSDKDIEDIAAYLSSLAK
- a CDS encoding NfuA family Fe-S biogenesis protein; amino-acid sequence: MIEISERAQKHFLRLLSQQGIDGLSIRLRVTSPGTPAANCELEFAEPEDLNGQEWTIVCDGFDFNVEGDSAAWLEGASIDFEPNATGGQLNIRAPRIKGEIPGENAGLIERVRFVLEAEINPRIASHGGRVTLLEVDADGVVVLQFGGGCHGCASVDVTLKHGVEKTLRERVPEITAVRDATDHSGGSNPYYRKTEGQSAMG
- a CDS encoding c-type cytochrome, giving the protein MKRALTLLSFGAVLAFASTQIFAAGNIENGKQKAATCFACHGADGNAVDPQYPRLAGQYNMYIQQALHEYKSGQRGNAIMKGFVATLSDQDIEDVAAYFSSLPTKLDTVKGHIQGDK